CCGGTCTTGTTGAGTGGCGAGTAGTCTTCTAGCAGAGTGTCAAACAGCACAATACGCTTGTTTTTAAAGAACCCGTAGAAGTATGCATTGCTGTGTGATGAACGTTTAGAACCTTGgaagacaaaaaacattaaagaaaatttaaaaacgCCACAAACAACGCATGGAAATGACAGTTTCATCATAATGTCATGGTCACACAACAGGCTTATTCACAGTCCAATTTCAAGGCatgatatttacatatttaacatctgCATTCACTATAAACATTGTAGAGGCATAATGGGCTCTCTTACACTCCTGCAATGCtgtaaaacaacataaacagaCATACGGGGTAACAACCATGGAGCTTTGTTAAGGCACTGTTGCAGTAATGCACAGTGATTTAGGAGATGTACTTTACCTTCAACTACATAAATCTTAGTGAGGGGGAAGCTTATACTCTTGGCCATGGACTCAATATCGGTCTTCAGCTCTCCTTCTGGCAGAGGAGTGAATTTATCAAAGAGAGGAGCGAGGTAGTCGGCATAGATTGTCACAAGCACCTGCAGACAGAAGCATAGAAAGATGAGACtctgagacatttttaaaacttctctGGTAGTTTTTATTAAAGATGTTGAGTTATATCAGCACCAACCAGAGACACAGCCAGGGTAAAGAGCCAGGCGTAGATGAAAAAGTAGTCCCCACCAATCTTGATGATGTACAGGAGCAGTGAGGTCACAGGCAGCAGGATGCATTGGCTTACAACAAACTTCTTCACAGCATCCTTAATAAAGAAACCTAATGtctgagaggaagaggagacatTGAAATAACAAAAGACAACATGAAAAAATTGAGGGATCAGATAAGACAGACAGCTTTTCATGGTATAAAGAGTTATCTAGATTTAAACTTGTGATCTTCAAAGTATGAAACAAGGACAAGCTTTGTTATGTCTTTGCTGTGAAAGCTGCCAGACAGACTGTTCAAACTAATTCAAAAGTTAAAACATTcattcaatgaaaataaaaaatatataccaACCAAACTGTTGGATTATCCATCCATATAAATCCTTATTGTGTTTTAAACAGACATGGTAAGCCTTAAACTCAGCTGAACTCACTGCTCCTACAGCCGCTTTTCTTGTTATTATAGGAAGAAAACTATGGTTACTAAACAGCTACATACTAGGACCACAGTGTGGGGGGTGCGGTTCAGTACCTGCTGATTAAAGCCGTGCCTCTCCTCAATGACAAATGTGTTGTACATACTCCAGGGGAGTCCAGTCAAGGCACTGAACAAGGTGGCGAGTGTCAGGAACACCAGAGACTGGGTGATCTCATACTCGGAACCAAATCCAAAGCGAGCTGTCAGAGTACCAGCGATGCCCCACAAGAACGGGATTCCACCAAGGATCAGGATCAACTGAAAGGTTGATCATTTTAATGTCAATATAAATGTGTGGTATTGGTATGCATTAAGAACAACCCTGAGTATACTGGTCATCTTACCGTCCCTTCAGTCTCAGAGTAGAGTCCGGACCAAAAGCTGAAGTTGCTTTTGTCCAGCTGATAAAGACGCGACTTCTCAAATGTTTCAGAATCCATGATCTTCCCCAGCTCCTGAGGCACGCTTGTTGTCATTCTGTAGATCCTCCTCTGAGAAAGGAAAGAAACATTTATCTCAGTTCATTTCCACAGCTGGGTGggcaatgcaaaaaaaaaaaaaaaaagttaaagtcaaGGCGCCAACataaaaaaagtgataaattgTGGTGAAAATATATAACACTTTGAATTCCTTTCTgtttaaattcaaacaaaatagccctaaacacaaatgtgacctcacagctgacagaaCCTTGTtcccccctgaaatctctggtgCACCCCTAAGGAGGTCCaagaccccaggttggaaaccaaGGGTGGAGTTCacagcatctctgctgcaaaaaatcagattaaactggtattttgacacatttcaggttgaaGGAaaattgcactgtctgcgatttaaaaattgcagcaggccatattgtgatttaatcttgCTTTtctattaattgcccagcccttgtATTTGTTGGTTACCTGCCTtttgttatgtttatttttaaataatgtgaGTTGCTCTGagctgtgtgttttctctgtacTTTAGCTGGGGACATTTTTTTATCTGAGGACAAGAAAGTATAATTCATCCGACCACATATAATCTGATATTATAATCAACACTCTAGAGACACCATTCTCCTAAAACAAAATTATACTTTCAAAGAAGATATAACATAAAATGTGCTTATAGCAATATCTACTATTCTGTGTGATCTCTACAGAAAACAAATGGTATACATAACTGTAAGGATACCAAAAGtatgtgtttgatttttcatttatcaaatAAAACAGACATTACTGCATCTAAAAACGTAA
This genomic window from Cheilinus undulatus linkage group 18, ASM1832078v1, whole genome shotgun sequence contains:
- the zmpste24 gene encoding CAAX prenyl protease 1 homolog; translated protein: MVETIFDLPVEKQIFYAVLGFSWTVYLWEAYLSYRQRRIYRMTTSVPQELGKIMDSETFEKSRLYQLDKSNFSFWSGLYSETEGTLILILGGIPFLWGIAGTLTARFGFGSEYEITQSLVFLTLATLFSALTGLPWSMYNTFVIEERHGFNQQTLGFFIKDAVKKFVVSQCILLPVTSLLLYIIKIGGDYFFIYAWLFTLAVSLVLVTIYADYLAPLFDKFTPLPEGELKTDIESMAKSISFPLTKIYVVEGSKRSSHSNAYFYGFFKNKRIVLFDTLLEDYSPLNKTGEPQNEQPENDDGSSETKAKPKNKKQGCNNPEILAVLGHELGHWKLGHTVKNIVISQMNSFLCFSLFAVLIGRKELFVAFGFNDSQPTLIGLMIIFQFIFSPYNELLSFCLTVLSRRFEFQADAFARGMGKASELYSALIKLNKDNLGFPVADWLFSMWHYSHPPLLERLRALGNIKQD